ACTAGAAACTTCCCCTGCATCGCCTGCAGTCAGGAAAACTGTGCGAACTCTGCGGCCACCTTGAATTTCATGCAAAAGGTCGGGGCTGAGGAACAGtagatcatcatcctgatgCGCGACGATGTTCAGGGTCTGTGCAGCCGAACATGGTAGCCGGTATAGGAAGCCAATGGCTGCgagaagaaatgaagtctTCATTCTAAGAAGCCTGGGTTGTGCTTGCTATAGGATCTGGAGATGGCTAAAAGTATTCTGCACTTGTCATGAAGCCATTGCCAATCTGATGAGGGTATAGGTTCGTTCATTTTAAACATCAGGTCCACTGCATTTCTTCCCTTGTTGCGTGGTCTGGCATTCCAAGGGTTCTGTATTTGTTGTGTCTATTTTCTCAACCCCTTGCTTCTCACATTGCAGTCAAACCAGACTCATTGGATTTCACCAGGGGCTTTGGTAAAAGATCAACCAATCATCGCGGTGCAAGCACATTTACGTTCGTAACTTTCAACAGGAATTCTCCGGCTGAAGGGGGTCTTCTTTTGCAGACAAGTCAGATAGCTTCACGTATCGCAACAGCTCGACAACCTTTCGAGTGGATTTCTAATTCTGTCTACCGTGCACAACGTTCAATCTGAATAAAGCCGATTGGCAACGGAGTCCCCGACGGCACTCTCAATCGGTGCACAGTCAATCAATCTTACAGATCAAGCATTTTCTCATTTACTATACCGAGCTACCCGAGCTATGTGTATATTAGGGACGAGACATTTTCTGGAATGCTTATCGGCCAATGAACAAAGTCAATCTATGGTTTCATACCTCAGGCCCTTGATCAGCTGCAAAAACAAGGGCTAACGCCTCTGAGACCGATCCTTTCATCCCTGTCGAATTACGAGTTATGGAAGAGCCTACACTCCAGAGAGTTCAAGGATACTATGATCGAATTGCTGATCGAGCCAACTAGTTCTCGAGGTTCGTATAATGTATCCTTCGGCAGCCGAACCAACGCACGGCCCAGAGCACATACCGAGGATTACCTGCACCAGAAGGGGAATTGCCGAGTCCAGATCTATATCCAATCGGTAGCCTGGAATTTGAACGCATTGATGGATACCCAGACCTAAAAACGGAGAACCTAATCTCTTAGTTCTTACAGGATCCTCAGCTACCCCAGAAGATCTCGGTGCTGTACATATCTGACTTACCGAGACAAACTCCATTGTAAATAGCCATCAGTTAGTCCTCTTCCAGAATCTGTGTCCGACACTAGGACAGAACCCTTGGATCAGTGACGGTCTTCGAATGATAGTGGCCAGTACGTTCAAAAGTACTCCAGGTTCTTGGCTGTTACGTTTTTCAGAAGTCGAAATAATCCCAGGTTTCCCCCAAGGTTCTACAAGTTTGTATCTGACCAGCACATGAGATGAGGTTCTCGCAAGTACGACCAAGGTTCTATGAACGATTGACATGCATGAAGTATGAAGAATTACTTATCCACAGAGATGGAAAGTTCCACCCGAAACAGACTATCTCCTTGGATCATGTCTTGGGTgacatttcctttctcagccACGGTACAGCACGACTAATTTAGTTCCTCCGACGCGGTTTATGCTGCATGTCCAGGCCATTTCGGGCCCTTATTGGTAGGAAAGAACGGCCGTAGCTATTAGTGGGTCCGTTGGTGTCGAGGCCTAGAAACAGTCCGGGCCAGGCGGATCTATTTGGTGCTACAATGTGGGCCATCAGCATTATCTGATTGTGGTCCTCTAGAGGTCGAAGGCAAGTAATGAGGGGCCTACTTGGATTTCAAAATCTCTGCCACTGTTGTCGATTTGCCGACACTCAATGCCCTGGACAAATCTGTGGCGGCATCATAGCCGAGATCGAGGTGATTGAGTAAAGACACCCTTTATGCGAGATACTATTCGTATGTCCACAGGAGTATGATCAAAGAGACATCCTGCTTAGTCTGTTAAACAAGAGAAACATTACAGGTGATTAGTAATAGATATTATCCTACAGAAGGTTCTGTACGCTTTCATAAGTTCGACATAATCATTGCTAGTGCTCCGCCACAGATACCTCGAACGTGTTCTGCACCGACACCGTCGGTGGAAGATATCTTGGGGAGAAACTTTCCTCACTACTGTCACATTTCGACGCACGCCTCCCTAAGATTGTAGTTGTGGTGATATTCTTATATCCGTCATTCGGAACATCCGCCCAGCAAGTGCCAGATTCGTGGTGGGACCgcttttgcctttctttgcgAGTAAGAAGTGACCGGGACAAGGGGATGGTTGATCCTGCATTTCTTGCTTGACTCGGATCGGAACTGCCATCGCGCAGCATTCGCACGAGGGGCCGAAGGGTCGACAGACAACCGGCTGTGATTCCGAGGCCGGCTTCGATATTCGCTAGGATAGAGAGGGTGGCAGTGGCATCTATGGCACTGTTAGTTGGATTCCACAGAATCCTACCTACTTGCTATCACAGAGTGTGCTTACAGAGAAAGTCCGGATCTTTGAACTTTTCATTGTATGGTAAACGAACTACAACAGCAGCTCCCGCCCTAAACTCATGTATAGTCTATCAGCATATGCCCTCTTCGGTCGTGTCATGCATGTCATGGCTCATGAACTCACAAGCAGCCCAATCCAAGGATGGCTCCGAGAGAGAATTTCGCACGTCTATTAATCTGCAGCTTCCAGATCATGAAAAGAGGTAGAATACCTAGGGTGAGGTCGCACAAAGCAGCAATCACACTATGGGTATAGACgatatccagaagaaagTCCTTGCTGACGCAGTGTGGAGACTTCATTCCATAATCCCAGACGTAATGGATGGGGCGGCATTCGACAAGGGtcgcgaagaagaaaagtagaCCAACCGcgatactcaaggcgattGTCGCATAGATAATGATCAGGTGTGCGCGGACGATGGTGATACGCAGAAGTGAAATCGCAATAGAAGTCCTGCCGGCGGTGCCCGTCAAAGCGTAGAATACCTGCCCAAGCCACCAGAACTAAAAATGGATGAGTACCTGGTGAATAAAAAAGAGGTCTTATGAGGGCACATGGAGCATAACAGGGAGCATACGCGCAACGAGTCTCTCAGGTCAGTCGGTTTATCCGCAAAATagttcatcttctttccaagcCCCGTTGAGCCGCCAGCAATGCCACAGATAGCGAATGCAAGATTGAAGGCCATCGCAAGGACCATCATATAGTCATCCGCTCCAAAGGCTCGGATGAGATGTAGTCGGACATAGCATCGAAGGCTGACTGCAAGCAAGGACAGGGCAAGAAAGATGGACGTCACGATGATAATCGCCTCACTCTTATCATTCGCCATTTTGATGAGATGAGCGGCAGTCTGTGTTGTGCCATGAGGCCAGCAGTGGTTCAAACTCTGCTATGTGACCTTATAAGAAGGAGTAACACAGAATAGGGTTCTCGCTAGTCAATCCCTCAGGTGCAGGGACCGATCTTCACCTGTGGCCCGGTCAACTTCATGGGTGTACTATTCCTATTAGGGTCAGTGGATCATTGGACGGCTCCAAGGTCGATGATCGCCACATTCATCGGTCGGTAGATGAACCCTTTATTGTGGAATCATTTTCTGTAACTAGCCTTAGACGATGACTTGGGCTGTCCGGCTTCGCGGAAACAGAGAAGATTACGATTCAGGCACCGCCCAGAGTTGGCCCATATTTACTTGGCAAATGACTGTTGAGGCTCGATTCTACGCAGTGGATTGCAGTCCTTGTGCCAGCCGCACAACACTTCGTGTGTGGGTTGTCAAAGTTGCAAGTCCAGAGTATCAAACGTtgtttcttcaaagaaattcaacatCTGCGTGTGCAGAGCTGACGAAGGGACGGCCTCTAACACGGCACTACTCATATCAAGATTGGTCAGATCGCTTTTTCAAATACAAATTCGGTGCATTCTCTGAATTTCCCTCTGTTCAGCCAAGTACCGAGGACTCCACAGCACTGTTGCCAAAGTGCCAGGATAAGCGTGCCCCCTTTTCGTCCTCTTTCTTGGCATCGGGACTCGTCCGTCAAGGCAGCTCAAAGCAGTTTATTCCCCGGCCGCGCGGGAGCAGATCATGAGGTTTACCCCAGTAGTTGACTGATGCAAAGAGTACACTTTTTGGGTGGAGATGTGCTATTCTTGTCAGTGTCGTATCACATCGTCGGCAGTCCAAACCATTACCTCGTAGGGATCACCACACTCCTTAGTATCAGTGATTTACCAACGCAACTCCTAGTGATCGACACACGGCCGCAGGATCTCGGCATCGTAGGAAATTATGTCTCAACTTAGTGGACTAGGGTTTGCCAGAGCGCATGAGCTTATTTTGGGTCATGCGGAGGACTAACCTGCTTGGGCTTAGCCAGGCCCTGAGTGCCGATCACCATGTCCCATACAAGTAATTGATGCGAGCAACAAAAATTCGAAGATTCACGGTggatcttttctttctcagaaGAAAATTAGTGGAGGTTATCGGTGAAGCCTC
This window of the Aspergillus oryzae RIB40 DNA, chromosome 8 genome carries:
- a CDS encoding uncharacterized protein (predicted protein); this translates as MANDKSEAIIIVTSIFLALSLLAVSLRCYVRLHLIRAFGADDYMMVLAMAFNLAFAICGIAGGSTGLGKKMNYFADKPTDLRDSLRFWWLGQVFYALTGTAGRTSIAISLLRITIVRAHLIIIYATIALSIAVGLLFFFATLVECRPIHYVWDYGMKSPHCVSKDFLLDIVYTHSVIAALCDLTLGILPLFMIWKLQINRRAKFSLGAILGLGCL